The sequence GGCAGTGGCCGCAATGGGCTCTGGTTTGCAGAAAAAGGCCATAGAGTCACCTTTCTTGACAAGTCATTAGCGAATCTAAGTGTAGCTTCAGAAAGCCGCATCGGTTCTATGTCCTCGCAACACACCTATCTTGCATGGGATCTAGAAGATGGTTCAGCCCCAGAACTAGAGCAAAACAAGTACGATCTAGTCTTAGTGTTTAACTATTTACATAGGCCACTTTTCCCACAGATTGCCGCAGCAGTAAAGCCTGGAGGAGTGATCGTTTATGAAACCTTTATCGATAAACAAGCTGAAATCGGGCGGCCAAGAAATCCAAATTTCCTATTGAAAGCCAATGAACTCAAAAACGAATTTGAAAAATGGACTCTTCTGCATTATTTTGAGGGAGAAGTGCTAAACGATGCAAACCTCAGCTACAAGGCACAATTGATAGCCCGTAAGCCTGATTGCTAAACTAAAATGGAAATTAAGACCTTAAATAGTCTAGAAAGAATAAGAAGAATATATTCCAGCATAAAGTAGGCTCAATTTACAAGGAAGATAGAATATGGTGATAAACTCCGAACAGTCTCGGCATATTGCTCCCCCAATGCTGACCGGGCTCATGGTCTTATGGGCTCTCTTGAGTCGCCTCCTTTTCAGCGACACGCATTTTGCGCTCAGTCATGCCGTCAGCTTCTACCCCGTCTTATTATTGTTTCCAATGGTTGTGATACTTCACGGACAGTTAATATGGCAGGCTCGAGGAATGGACCGCCTAGATCAAGCCGTCTACGCCTTGATTCACTCGTTGCTATCATTTGTAGTTTGGACTTTTTCATTAATGCACATTAACGGTAATAGCTTCTCTTAAATAATCATAGTAAAAACAATTTAGCCAGTCGCTAATTCACACTGTAATACCAACCCAGATTATTAAATAACTAAAAAAAAGGTGTGATCAATATGACTACACCTATGTCTAAAGGGGAGATGACTATATTTTCATTACTTCTTGTCCAGGCTTGCAAACATACGTAGTTAGGTTAGTAGCATGCAAAAGGATAGACG is a genomic window of Shewanella psychrophila containing:
- a CDS encoding class I SAM-dependent methyltransferase, producing MQEKKLKVKAASRLVTESQELSQLNKSEVLDLACGSGRNGLWFAEKGHRVTFLDKSLANLSVASESRIGSMSSQHTYLAWDLEDGSAPELEQNKYDLVLVFNYLHRPLFPQIAAAVKPGGVIVYETFIDKQAEIGRPRNPNFLLKANELKNEFEKWTLLHYFEGEVLNDANLSYKAQLIARKPDC